The proteins below come from a single Takifugu flavidus isolate HTHZ2018 chromosome 6, ASM371156v2, whole genome shotgun sequence genomic window:
- the cbx8b gene encoding chromobox protein homolog 8b, translating to MELSAVGERVFAAESIIKRRIRKGRIEYLVKWKGWSPKYSTWEPEENILDSRLFVAFEQRERERELYGPKKRGPKPKTFLLKAQAKEKVKSYDFRSDSVRGMHISYPSPEPVAAPRAREGLRAVVPTIFPPSTVNRGESVRVHPSDACTRDLRLSSLQPGADGLHFPKKRGPKPKLRFKDGGCGPTASERGRAEAPVSQHAPHQHAQLQEGGKLRLLRVSHGHHGHHGHHHHRYHSANYPAPSQRPYRRFYSDRGLLAHRRDTDARRTQDGGSYTATPPPRQHLATKPSRPAHLPLLDKPYVLDKPSPSTLDTDWDQVTWRPCLSSVEKVLVTDVTSNFLTVTIKESSTCQGFFKAKR from the exons ATGGAGCTGTCCGCAGTCGGGGAGAGGGTGTTCGCCGCCGAGTCTATCATCAAACGGAGGATTAGGAAG GGTCGCATCGAGTACCTTGTGAAATGGAAGGGCTGGTCTCCCAA ATACAGCACTTGGGAACCGGAGGAGAATATTCTGGACTCGCGCCTGTTCGTCGCCTTCGAGCAGAG GGAGCGAGAAAGGGAGCTGTACGGGCCCAAAAAGAGAGGCCCCAAGCCCAAGACTTTCCTGCTCAAG GCTCAAGCTAAGGAAAAGGTGAAGTCTTACGACTTTAGGAGCGACTCTGTTCGAGGGATGCACATTTCCTACCCCAGCCCAGAGCCCGTGGCCGCCCCCCGAGCCAGAGAGGGTCTCAGAGCTGTCGTCCCCACCATTTTCCCCCCCAGCACCGTAAACCGTGGCGAAAGCGTGCGCGTCCATCCGTCTGACGCGTGCACCCGGGATCTCCGTTTGTCCTCGCTCCAACCCGGAGCGGATGGACTCCACTTCCCCAAAAAAAGGGGCCCCAAGCCCAAGCTGCGCTTCAAGGACGGCGGCTGCGGCCCGACGGCGTCGGAGAGGGGGCGAGCGGAGGCGCCGGTGAGCCAACACGCTC CTCATCAACACGCTCAGCTCCAGGAGGGCGGGAAGCTGAGGTTGCTCAGAGTGTCCCACGGTCACCACGGTCACCAcggtcaccaccaccaccgctacCACTCGGCCAACTACCCCGCCCCCAGCCAACGTCCCTACAGGCGCTTCTACTCGGACCGGGGCCTGCTCGCCCACAGACGCGACACAGACGCTCGCAGGACGCAGGACGGCGGCAGCTACACGGCGACGCCGCCGCCCAGGCAGCATCTCGCCACGAAGCCGAGCCGGCCCGCCCACCTGCCGCTGCTGGACAAGCCCTACGTGCTGGACAAGCCGTCCCCCAGCACGCTGGACACGGACTGGGACCAGGTGACCTGGAGGCCTTGTCTCAGCAGCGTGGAGAAAGTCCTGGTGACGGACGTGACCAGCAACTTCCTGACCGTCACCATTAAGGAGAGCAGCACCTGTCAGGGCTTCTTCAAAGCCAAGAGATGA
- the LOC130527320 gene encoding E3 SUMO-protein ligase CBX4-like isoform X1, with protein MEIPAAGEHVFAVENIEKKRSRKGRFEYLVKWRGWSSKYNTWEPEENILDPRLLDAFQERERQEQLMGYRKRGPKPKHLLIQVPSFARRSSVLADIREVSLEEGRCQPAKPAETLRPQNQQYQLNSQKHHQYPTVCREQDGDRQSSGKKFYYQLNGKKHHQYQPDLKVQGPLCAEALDVKALELPRQGCNLPPVLQQKWVRDKDSGCLTKVKDIAMELKKLPADLNGHKEPKNMGCAEEEPRQSDAVSSSKLKIVKNKNKNGRIVIVMSKYMENGIHPAKTRAGDSEAAEPATPGTDGGAESHYEKMRLVRELGLMNGFAKHKPTVPSSGFNGDGLEERKQPPTSDPTVAERGKDVEVTGQQQLPADQPLQLTTKSNLLSVTPDRGAPPHGDRRGGQGGLQALKRRLPDAASQEQGGVKRLVSSSSDSASSQSPEQERGFVDQEEPIDLRVLKPRPAEPAAGNAAEAPPAPQSPTDRLESQLQTEAPAAAEGRSHEQREEEEFPSFQPLLGNIVITDITTNCLTVTFKEYVAA; from the exons ATGGAGATACCCGCCGCGGGAGAGCACGTCTTTGCGGTAGAGAACATCGAAAAGAAGCGGAGCAGAAAG GGGAGGTTCGAGTATCTGGTGAAGTGGCGAGGATGGTCTTCAAA ATACAACACGTGGGAACCAGAGGAAAACATCCTGGATCCCCGACTGCTCGACGCTTTCCAAGAGAG GGAACGACAAGAGCAGCTGATGGGATATCGCAAGAGAGGACCCAAGCCCAAGCACCTCCTCATTCAG GTTCCCTCTTTTGCCCGGAGGTCCAGCGTCCTGGCCGACATTCGTGAGGTATCCCTGGAGGAGGGCCGGTGTCAGCCGGCCAAACCCGCAGAGACGCTCCGCCCCCAGAACCAGCAGTACCAGCTGAACAGCCAGAAGCACCACCAGTACCCGACCGTCTGCAGGGAGCAGGATGGCGACCGCCAAAGCAGCGGCAAGAAATTCTACTACCAGCTCAACGGCAAAAAGCATCATCAGTACCAGCCTGACCTGAAGGTCCAGGGGCCCCTGTGTGCCGAGGCCCTGGACGTGAAGGCTCTGGAGCTGCCTCGCCAGGGCTGCAACCTTCCCCCGGTGCTCCAGCAGAAGTGGGTCCGGGACAAGGACTCGGGATGCCTGACCAAAGTCAAGGACATCGCCATGGAGCTGAAGAAGCTCCCGGCAGATCTCAACGGACACAAAGAGCCCAAAAACATGGGCTGTGCAGAGGAGGAGCCTCGGCAGTCCGACGccgtcagcagcagcaagcTAAAGATCgtgaagaacaagaacaagaacgGGCGGATCGTTATCGTCATGAGCAAATACATGGAAAATGGAATCCACCCGGCCAAGACGAGAGCCGGGGACTCCGAGGCTGCAGAGCCGGCGACGCCGGGAACTGACGGCGGCGCCGAGAGCCACTACGAGAAGATGAGACTCGTCAGGGAGCTCGGACTCATGAACGGGTTCGCGAAGCACAAGCCCACCGTTCCCAGTTCAGGATTCAATGGGGACGGCCTTGAGGAAAGGAAGCAGCCCCCTACAAGTGACCCAACGGTGGCGGAGCGGGGTAAAGATGTGGAGGTCacggggcagcagcagcttccagcgGATCAGCCTTTACAACTGACCACCAAGTCTAATCTGCTCTCCGTGACCCCAGACaggggagcccccccccacggggacagaagaggaggccAGGGTGGACTTCAGGCGCTGAAGCGGCGCCTCCCGGATGCAGCCAGTCAGGAGCAGGGCGGCGTTAAGAGGCTGGTGAGCTCCAGCAGTGATTCAGCCTCCTCACAAAGCCCAGAACAGGAACGTGGGTTTGTGGACCAGGAGGAGCCCATTGACCTGAGGGTCCTGAAGCCCCGGCCTGCAGAACCAGCGGCTGGGAATGCTGCTGAAGCCCCCCCCGCTCCTCAGAGCCCAACAGACCGGCTGGAATCGCAGCTCCAGACGGAGGCGCCGGCGGCTGCTGAGGGAAGGAGCCACGaacagagggaagaggaagagttccCCTCTTTTCAGCCGCTGCTGGGAAACATAGTGATCACGGACATCACCACGAACTGTCTCACGGTCACGTTCAAGGAATACGTGGCAGCGTAG
- the LOC130527320 gene encoding E3 SUMO-protein ligase CBX4-like isoform X2, with protein sequence MGYRKRGPKPKHLLIQVPSFARRSSVLADIREVSLEEGRCQPAKPAETLRPQNQQYQLNSQKHHQYPTVCREQDGDRQSSGKKFYYQLNGKKHHQYQPDLKVQGPLCAEALDVKALELPRQGCNLPPVLQQKWVRDKDSGCLTKVKDIAMELKKLPADLNGHKEPKNMGCAEEEPRQSDAVSSSKLKIVKNKNKNGRIVIVMSKYMENGIHPAKTRAGDSEAAEPATPGTDGGAESHYEKMRLVRELGLMNGFAKHKPTVPSSGFNGDGLEERKQPPTSDPTVAERGKDVEVTGQQQLPADQPLQLTTKSNLLSVTPDRGAPPHGDRRGGQGGLQALKRRLPDAASQEQGGVKRLVSSSSDSASSQSPEQERGFVDQEEPIDLRVLKPRPAEPAAGNAAEAPPAPQSPTDRLESQLQTEAPAAAEGRSHEQREEEEFPSFQPLLGNIVITDITTNCLTVTFKEYVAA encoded by the exons ATGGGATATCGCAAGAGAGGACCCAAGCCCAAGCACCTCCTCATTCAG GTTCCCTCTTTTGCCCGGAGGTCCAGCGTCCTGGCCGACATTCGTGAGGTATCCCTGGAGGAGGGCCGGTGTCAGCCGGCCAAACCCGCAGAGACGCTCCGCCCCCAGAACCAGCAGTACCAGCTGAACAGCCAGAAGCACCACCAGTACCCGACCGTCTGCAGGGAGCAGGATGGCGACCGCCAAAGCAGCGGCAAGAAATTCTACTACCAGCTCAACGGCAAAAAGCATCATCAGTACCAGCCTGACCTGAAGGTCCAGGGGCCCCTGTGTGCCGAGGCCCTGGACGTGAAGGCTCTGGAGCTGCCTCGCCAGGGCTGCAACCTTCCCCCGGTGCTCCAGCAGAAGTGGGTCCGGGACAAGGACTCGGGATGCCTGACCAAAGTCAAGGACATCGCCATGGAGCTGAAGAAGCTCCCGGCAGATCTCAACGGACACAAAGAGCCCAAAAACATGGGCTGTGCAGAGGAGGAGCCTCGGCAGTCCGACGccgtcagcagcagcaagcTAAAGATCgtgaagaacaagaacaagaacgGGCGGATCGTTATCGTCATGAGCAAATACATGGAAAATGGAATCCACCCGGCCAAGACGAGAGCCGGGGACTCCGAGGCTGCAGAGCCGGCGACGCCGGGAACTGACGGCGGCGCCGAGAGCCACTACGAGAAGATGAGACTCGTCAGGGAGCTCGGACTCATGAACGGGTTCGCGAAGCACAAGCCCACCGTTCCCAGTTCAGGATTCAATGGGGACGGCCTTGAGGAAAGGAAGCAGCCCCCTACAAGTGACCCAACGGTGGCGGAGCGGGGTAAAGATGTGGAGGTCacggggcagcagcagcttccagcgGATCAGCCTTTACAACTGACCACCAAGTCTAATCTGCTCTCCGTGACCCCAGACaggggagcccccccccacggggacagaagaggaggccAGGGTGGACTTCAGGCGCTGAAGCGGCGCCTCCCGGATGCAGCCAGTCAGGAGCAGGGCGGCGTTAAGAGGCTGGTGAGCTCCAGCAGTGATTCAGCCTCCTCACAAAGCCCAGAACAGGAACGTGGGTTTGTGGACCAGGAGGAGCCCATTGACCTGAGGGTCCTGAAGCCCCGGCCTGCAGAACCAGCGGCTGGGAATGCTGCTGAAGCCCCCCCCGCTCCTCAGAGCCCAACAGACCGGCTGGAATCGCAGCTCCAGACGGAGGCGCCGGCGGCTGCTGAGGGAAGGAGCCACGaacagagggaagaggaagagttccCCTCTTTTCAGCCGCTGCTGGGAAACATAGTGATCACGGACATCACCACGAACTGTCTCACGGTCACGTTCAAGGAATACGTGGCAGCGTAG